The following DNA comes from Candidatus Methylomirabilota bacterium.
ACTCCATCTTGGCGTGCAGGCCGGCGTGCACGAGGTACCTGCTGTGGCGCAGCCGCAGGGCCTGGTTGCCGAGGAGCGTCGGATGGGCCACGGGGCCACCGAAGGGCGAGGCCCCGAAGAACCACGGATGATGATCGTCGACGGCGAACGCATAGGTCTCGATGTCCTCGGGCGTGACGAGATGGGTGTCGGACACGAACTCGTCGCCCACGGTCAGCGCGTCGAACGTCAGCGGCTTGAACGTCGTCATCGGTGGCTGGAGTCTAGCACGGGCCTACCGGGAGTCGCGCGCCGGCGCCGTGAGCGACGTGCCCCCGTCCACGACCAGGACGTGCCCGGTGATGTAGCGGGCCTGCTCGGAGAGCAGGAAC
Coding sequences within:
- a CDS encoding MaoC family dehydratase; its protein translation is MTTFKPLTFDALTVGDEFVSDTHLVTPEDIETYAFAVDDHHPWFFGASPFGGPVAHPTLLGNQALRLRHSRYLVHAGLHAKMEFNFLQPIQPGMRVRSRGRVIDKYRRRGKPYMVTEFVTEDEHGTPLVRGQFTQMIIEA